One window of uncultured Trichococcus sp. genomic DNA carries:
- the dapD gene encoding 2,3,4,5-tetrahydropyridine-2,6-dicarboxylate N-acetyltransferase — MSELLLTDAYEIAAYIKAAEKQTPIKLYIKGDFENPAYEGLKFFGSGDSYTVFGDASVIYPFLEANKDKIKDQVMEYDRRNSAIPLLDTTKIDARIEPGSFIRDHVTIGKSAVIMMGAVINIGAVIGEGTMIDMGAVVGARGTIGKNCHIGAGAVVAGVLEPPSKSPVIIEDGVLVGANAVIIEGVHIGEGAVVAAGAIVLEDVPANAVVAGSPAKIVKMKDEQTSEKTQLLSDLRD, encoded by the coding sequence ATGAGCGAACTATTATTGACAGATGCTTATGAAATCGCAGCTTACATCAAAGCTGCAGAAAAGCAAACACCCATAAAACTTTACATCAAAGGGGATTTCGAGAATCCTGCCTACGAAGGCTTGAAGTTCTTCGGAAGCGGAGACAGTTACACAGTCTTCGGGGATGCTTCAGTGATCTATCCTTTCTTGGAAGCAAACAAAGACAAAATCAAGGATCAAGTCATGGAATACGACAGACGCAATTCCGCGATTCCTTTGTTGGACACTACCAAAATCGATGCGCGCATCGAGCCTGGTTCATTCATCCGTGATCACGTAACGATCGGCAAGAGCGCCGTCATCATGATGGGTGCGGTCATCAATATCGGCGCCGTCATCGGTGAAGGCACAATGATCGACATGGGCGCGGTGGTCGGTGCACGCGGCACCATCGGCAAAAACTGCCACATCGGCGCAGGCGCAGTGGTTGCAGGCGTTCTTGAGCCGCCATCGAAATCACCGGTCATCATCGAAGACGGTGTTTTGGTCGGCGCGAACGCTGTCATCATCGAAGGCGTGCACATCGGCGAAGGTGCTGTTGTCGCAGCTGGAGCGATCGTATTGGAAGACGTACCGGCTAACGCGGTAGTTGCGGGATCCCCTGCAAAAATCGTGAAGATGAAGGACGAACAAACAAGCGAAAAAACCCAATTGTTGTCTGATTTGAGAGACTAA
- a CDS encoding branched-chain amino acid aminotransferase, producing the protein MTQTEEQKALNIDWENLGFSYIKTDYRFISYWKDGKWDDGEMTTDNKVHISEGSPVLHYGQSCFEGMKAYRAKDGSINLFRPDENAKRMINSCQRLLMPEFPVEKFVEAAKAVVKANEKWVPPYNTGSTLYLRPYLMGVGDNIGVSPATEYIFSIFAIPVGPYFKGGLTPTNFIVSDYDRAAPHGTGAAKVGGNYASSLLPGKEAHDRNFSDCIYLDPATHTKIEEVGSANFFGITKDNRFVTPKSPSILPSITKYSLLYLAEHHLGMEVEEGDVFIDQLDKFSEAGACGTAAVISPIGGIQYGDKFHVFNSETEVGPVTRKLYEELTGIQFGDIEAPEGWIVKVD; encoded by the coding sequence ATGACACAGACAGAAGAACAGAAAGCGTTGAACATCGATTGGGAAAATCTGGGGTTCAGCTACATCAAGACGGATTACCGCTTCATTTCTTATTGGAAAGACGGTAAATGGGACGACGGCGAAATGACGACCGACAACAAAGTCCACATCAGCGAAGGCTCACCGGTGCTGCACTACGGCCAATCCTGCTTCGAGGGGATGAAGGCGTACCGCGCAAAAGACGGCAGCATCAACCTGTTCCGTCCTGACGAAAACGCTAAACGGATGATCAACAGCTGCCAACGCCTGTTGATGCCTGAGTTTCCGGTTGAAAAATTTGTCGAAGCCGCTAAGGCAGTCGTCAAAGCCAATGAAAAATGGGTACCGCCCTACAACACCGGCAGCACGCTCTATCTGCGCCCGTACTTGATGGGTGTCGGCGACAACATCGGCGTCAGCCCAGCGACCGAATACATCTTCTCCATCTTCGCTATTCCGGTTGGCCCTTACTTCAAAGGCGGCTTGACGCCGACGAACTTCATCGTTTCCGACTACGACCGCGCCGCTCCGCACGGTACGGGTGCAGCAAAGGTCGGCGGAAACTACGCAAGCAGCCTGCTGCCGGGCAAAGAAGCGCACGATCGCAACTTCAGCGACTGCATCTACTTGGATCCGGCAACGCACACGAAAATTGAAGAAGTCGGCTCCGCAAACTTCTTCGGAATCACGAAGGACAACCGTTTCGTGACACCGAAATCACCATCGATCCTGCCGAGCATCACTAAGTATTCCTTGTTGTATTTGGCTGAGCACCACTTGGGCATGGAAGTCGAGGAAGGCGATGTCTTCATCGACCAATTGGATAAGTTCAGCGAAGCCGGCGCCTGCGGTACCGCAGCTGTGATCTCACCGATCGGCGGCATCCAATACGGCGACAAGTTCCACGTCTTCAATTCCGAAACGGAAGTCGGACCTGTGACGCGCAAATTGTATGAAGAATTGACCGGCATCCAATTCGGCGACATCGAAGCGCCGGAAGGCTGGATCGTGAAAGTCGACTAA
- a CDS encoding DUF2179 domain-containing protein, whose protein sequence is MIFDLELLAKIFAINLSYVTLSTIRFMLTMKGYRILAPLLSMVEIVIYVLGLSMVMNSLDNPLNLAAYALGYGAGIGIGIKIEDWLALGYTMITVMTQDADSTMPNQLRDFGYGVSSYRAHGRDGERLVLEILLTRKAERHLQNKVLEIDPKAFMVSYDPKYIHGGFWSKRVHLGKK, encoded by the coding sequence ATGATTTTCGATTTGGAATTATTGGCAAAAATATTCGCAATCAATTTGAGTTACGTGACGCTGAGCACAATCCGTTTCATGCTGACGATGAAAGGCTACCGCATCTTGGCGCCGCTCTTGAGCATGGTGGAGATCGTCATTTATGTATTGGGTCTGTCGATGGTCATGAACAGCCTCGACAATCCGCTCAATCTGGCGGCCTATGCACTCGGCTACGGCGCCGGCATCGGTATCGGCATCAAAATCGAGGATTGGCTCGCGCTCGGCTACACAATGATCACAGTCATGACACAGGATGCAGACAGCACAATGCCAAACCAATTGCGCGATTTCGGCTACGGGGTCTCCAGCTACAGAGCCCACGGAAGAGACGGTGAGCGGCTTGTGCTCGAAATCCTGCTGACACGGAAAGCCGAACGCCATTTGCAGAACAAAGTGTTGGAGATCGACCCGAAAGCTTTCATGGTTTCATACGATCCGAAGTACATCCACGGAGGCTTCTGGTCCAAACGCGTCCATCTCGGCAAGAAGTGA
- a CDS encoding aldo/keto reductase, with product MAELVKLGRTDLLIHPIGLGANKIAAADPETNTEYGGDVLLSAINKGLNFIDTAFLYGMGTSETIIGKTLKERNLRNKVVIATKGAHQVTETGIVLNNNPAFLTEQVENSLRRLQTDHIDLYYIHFPDEATPKAEAVGALHRLKEQGKIRAIGVSNFNLEQLKEGNANGYIDVVQDEYNLLNQSAEEKLFPYCREQGISFIPYFPFASGLLAGKYREDSVLPEKQRKRPQFQGDTYKDILKRVDQIRPLAVKHRTGLQNVVLAYYLSKDVVDAVIPGARNQQQVLENLEAAEVRLDAEDIALIQQAFPASYRLPK from the coding sequence ATGGCAGAACTTGTTAAATTGGGAAGAACCGACCTACTGATCCATCCGATCGGGCTGGGAGCGAACAAAATCGCTGCAGCCGACCCGGAAACGAACACCGAATACGGTGGCGATGTGCTGTTGAGCGCAATCAACAAAGGACTTAACTTCATCGATACGGCGTTCCTTTACGGGATGGGCACTTCCGAAACAATCATCGGCAAGACGCTGAAGGAACGCAACCTGCGCAACAAAGTGGTCATCGCCACAAAAGGCGCGCACCAAGTGACGGAAACGGGTATCGTCCTGAACAACAATCCGGCTTTCCTGACCGAGCAGGTCGAAAACAGCCTGAGACGCCTGCAGACGGACCATATCGATCTTTATTACATCCATTTCCCGGACGAAGCGACACCGAAAGCCGAAGCTGTCGGCGCGCTGCATCGACTGAAGGAACAAGGGAAAATCCGTGCCATCGGCGTCTCAAACTTCAATCTGGAGCAGCTGAAGGAAGGCAACGCCAACGGCTACATCGATGTTGTCCAGGATGAATACAACCTCCTGAACCAGTCGGCCGAAGAGAAGCTGTTCCCATACTGCCGCGAGCAAGGCATCTCCTTCATCCCATACTTCCCGTTCGCATCCGGTCTGCTGGCAGGCAAGTACAGGGAAGATTCAGTCCTGCCGGAAAAACAACGGAAGCGCCCGCAGTTCCAGGGCGATACCTACAAAGACATCCTGAAGCGCGTGGACCAGATCCGGCCGCTCGCCGTGAAGCACCGGACCGGGCTGCAGAATGTCGTTTTGGCCTATTATCTGTCAAAGGACGTCGTCGATGCTGTCATTCCGGGCGCACGCAATCAGCAGCAGGTGCTTGAAAACCTTGAGGCCGCTGAGGTCCGTTTGGATGCAGAGGATATTGCTTTGATCCAGCAAGCTTTTCCGGCGTCTTACCGATTGCCGAAATGA
- a CDS encoding transposase produces the protein MNQNILHTIFFDKNNHWDQFSKRFKLKIRPVVFKEVEKFRYCGDISKGFRLYVCEGCHAVKKVPIRCKGKFCPTCSVGESERWSEIVSQDMFHTTHRHIVFTIDEGLRTIFLKYHREILLKGLMDDAAQVILDYFKKHKIRPGIILALHTFGSKLEFNPHVHMIVTMGGLTEGGEWKDYDYIPYKMLRVNWQNAVLKLIRRVLSPEEKKEVQPQLQRAYTRNAEGFYVNAPKRSRTNVKKILQYISRYMKRGPIALNRIIMYDGDIVMFRYHDKRTNTEETEIMLAKEFIAALIRHIPDKNFKTIRRYGLYSRRIKKVVKEVVKEIQSKIKRLLLNVSTALKPMKWADRITECFGENPLKCSSCGNLFVFRGIAVSKKGKLRIQYANDAAARRYLREEIRNIESEEFKINQKQAKEKIFEANRFDWEKQRQLYMSSMRNQ, from the coding sequence ATGAATCAGAATATTCTCCATACCATTTTCTTTGATAAGAATAACCATTGGGACCAGTTCTCTAAAAGATTCAAACTCAAGATAAGACCTGTGGTCTTTAAAGAGGTTGAAAAATTTAGATACTGTGGGGATATTTCGAAAGGCTTTCGGTTATATGTTTGTGAAGGTTGCCATGCGGTAAAAAAAGTTCCGATTCGGTGTAAAGGCAAATTTTGCCCGACATGTTCTGTCGGTGAAAGTGAGCGGTGGAGTGAAATTGTGTCTCAGGATATGTTCCACACCACCCACAGACATATTGTTTTTACCATCGATGAAGGCCTGAGGACCATCTTTTTAAAGTATCATCGGGAAATACTTTTGAAAGGACTAATGGATGACGCTGCGCAAGTGATTTTGGATTATTTCAAGAAACATAAAATTCGGCCTGGTATCATTTTGGCTCTGCACACTTTTGGCTCGAAACTCGAGTTTAACCCCCATGTGCATATGATCGTAACGATGGGTGGCTTGACAGAAGGTGGCGAGTGGAAAGATTACGATTATATCCCATACAAAATGTTGCGGGTAAACTGGCAGAATGCAGTGTTAAAGCTGATTCGACGCGTGCTTTCTCCGGAGGAGAAAAAGGAAGTACAGCCACAGCTTCAGAGAGCCTATACAAGAAATGCTGAAGGTTTTTACGTGAACGCTCCGAAGAGAAGCCGAACGAATGTCAAAAAGATTCTGCAGTATATTAGCCGCTACATGAAACGCGGGCCGATTGCGTTGAACCGTATTATCATGTACGACGGTGATATTGTGATGTTTCGTTATCATGATAAACGGACAAATACAGAAGAAACAGAGATTATGCTTGCGAAAGAGTTTATTGCAGCTTTAATAAGACACATCCCCGATAAAAACTTTAAAACAATCCGTAGATATGGGTTATACAGCAGGAGAATCAAGAAGGTTGTGAAAGAAGTCGTCAAGGAGATCCAGTCCAAGATCAAGCGACTATTGTTAAACGTTTCGACTGCTTTAAAACCCATGAAATGGGCAGACAGAATTACCGAATGTTTTGGAGAGAATCCTTTAAAATGTTCCAGTTGCGGAAACCTCTTTGTTTTCCGTGGGATTGCTGTGTCCAAAAAAGGAAAGCTAAGAATCCAATATGCGAACGATGCAGCGGCGAGGAGATATCTGCGAGAGGAGATTAGAAACATTGAGTCAGAAGAATTCAAAATTAACCAAAAACAAGCTAAAGAAAAAATATTTGAAGCAAATCGCTTCGACTGGGAAAAACAGCGTCAATTATATATGTCTTCAATGCGGAATCAATGA
- a CDS encoding M20 family metallopeptidase, translating to MQIAELYDMVKTIRRELHQIPEIGFDLPLTSEYVRQKLVSFGYKPISTAETGWVAVLKGKSPEAVAFRADMDALEVTEETGADFASIHPGKMHACGHDGHMALLLGFAKYLKSLPVLEKSVVLVFQPAEEGPGGAKWIMDSGILQELQVEKIYGYHLYPSLPEGILGLAKGPLMARNGEFDITLEGVSSHAGQPHFGKDALIAAAQILLSVQNILARNLDPLQPAVVNIGTLHAGEARNIVAGKAELTGTIRSYDKAVYASIKERLADICAGIERLSGVISRLDIRDFYPEVTNDAEMIGTLMDALPADAYEVVKPLMLAEDFAFYQESIRGAFILLGTGRPDMGWTHPLHSSRFNFDEKVLLKGIECYDLILEKEGLKR from the coding sequence ATGCAGATTGCAGAATTATACGATATGGTGAAAACGATCCGAAGGGAGCTCCATCAGATTCCGGAAATCGGCTTCGATCTGCCGTTGACTTCCGAATACGTGCGCCAAAAACTGGTGTCGTTCGGCTATAAACCGATCAGCACCGCCGAAACCGGCTGGGTAGCCGTCCTGAAGGGCAAGTCCCCGGAAGCGGTCGCCTTCCGTGCGGACATGGACGCGCTGGAGGTAACCGAGGAAACAGGGGCGGACTTTGCTTCCATTCACCCGGGCAAAATGCATGCGTGCGGTCACGACGGGCATATGGCCTTGTTGTTGGGTTTCGCGAAATACCTGAAGTCCCTGCCGGTTTTGGAAAAGTCTGTCGTTCTGGTCTTCCAGCCGGCTGAAGAAGGACCGGGCGGCGCGAAATGGATCATGGATTCCGGCATCCTGCAGGAGCTGCAGGTCGAAAAGATCTACGGCTACCACCTGTATCCGAGCCTTCCCGAAGGCATCCTCGGCTTGGCCAAGGGACCCTTGATGGCGCGCAACGGCGAATTCGACATCACGCTTGAAGGCGTCAGTTCGCATGCCGGACAGCCGCACTTCGGCAAGGATGCCTTGATCGCCGCTGCGCAGATTCTTCTTTCGGTCCAGAACATCTTGGCCCGCAATCTCGATCCGTTGCAGCCAGCGGTCGTGAACATCGGCACCCTGCATGCCGGAGAAGCCCGCAATATCGTTGCCGGAAAAGCCGAGTTGACAGGGACAATCCGGAGCTACGACAAGGCGGTCTATGCATCCATCAAGGAACGACTCGCTGACATCTGCGCCGGCATCGAGCGGTTGAGCGGTGTCATCAGCAGGTTGGATATCCGCGATTTCTATCCGGAAGTCACAAATGATGCGGAGATGATCGGCACCTTGATGGATGCCTTGCCGGCCGATGCCTACGAAGTCGTCAAACCATTGATGCTTGCTGAGGACTTCGCTTTCTACCAGGAGAGCATCCGCGGCGCCTTCATCCTGCTGGGTACCGGCCGTCCCGACATGGGCTGGACGCACCCGCTCCACAGCAGCCGTTTCAACTTCGACGAGAAGGTGCTGCTGAAAGGAATCGAATGCTACGACCTGATCCTGGAAAAGGAAGGGCTGAAGCGCTAG
- the scfA gene encoding six-cysteine ranthipeptide SCIFF, with amino-acid sequence MKRIVTLSTRNLKDTAKHGGCGACQTSCQSACKTSCGIANQSCVNPRQAAK; translated from the coding sequence ATGAAAAGAATCGTAACATTAAGCACCCGCAACCTGAAGGATACTGCCAAACACGGCGGCTGCGGCGCATGCCAAACATCTTGCCAATCCGCATGCAAAACTTCTTGCGGAATCGCCAACCAAAGCTGTGTGAACCCTAGACAAGCAGCGAAGTAA
- a CDS encoding aminotransferase class I/II-fold pyridoxal phosphate-dependent enzyme, whose product MSRETNRFVKQLKGSPIRNFDAAISDVKDLIRFTMGEPDFDTPDFIKAAATEALNQNQTHYAPSAGVLETRKEIAKFMERKYGLHYNAETDIILTVGATEAITASMFALMNPGDKVIIQSPAFPQYEYVTHLAGGHSVKIDTSDTGFLITPEDLTATLEANPETKMIVLTYPNNPTGATYTKEEVEALAAVIKKYDVFVLSDEIYSELTYDGSHTSIAKYIPDQSVVINGTSKSYAMTGWRVGFVAAQPDLIREILKYHQSLVTCGSTPAQMAAGVAFRDGDEVTATMKAAYRKRRDILLEGLTAAGLKMNNPDGAFYLFPRIPEQYGDDDWNFCIDLARKAGVGVIPGSAFGESGVGYFRMSYAASDENVIEGCRRIVAFLEDLNAK is encoded by the coding sequence ATGAGCAGAGAAACGAACCGCTTTGTCAAGCAACTGAAAGGATCGCCCATCCGTAACTTCGACGCCGCTATCAGTGATGTGAAGGACCTGATCCGCTTCACGATGGGGGAGCCTGATTTCGATACGCCGGATTTCATCAAGGCGGCGGCCACTGAGGCTCTGAACCAGAACCAAACGCACTACGCCCCTTCCGCCGGCGTCCTCGAGACGCGCAAGGAAATCGCGAAATTCATGGAGCGAAAATACGGGCTGCATTACAACGCGGAGACCGACATCATCCTGACTGTCGGCGCGACGGAAGCGATCACCGCCTCGATGTTCGCGCTGATGAACCCGGGCGACAAAGTGATCATCCAATCGCCGGCTTTCCCGCAGTATGAATACGTTACGCATTTGGCGGGCGGACACAGCGTCAAAATCGACACTTCGGATACCGGCTTCCTGATCACACCGGAAGACCTGACGGCAACGCTGGAAGCAAATCCGGAAACGAAAATGATTGTGCTCACCTATCCGAACAACCCGACCGGCGCCACTTATACAAAAGAAGAAGTCGAAGCTTTGGCTGCGGTCATCAAGAAATACGACGTCTTCGTCCTCAGCGACGAGATCTACAGCGAACTGACCTACGACGGCAGCCATACATCCATCGCCAAGTACATCCCTGATCAGTCCGTCGTCATCAACGGCACTTCAAAAAGCTATGCGATGACCGGCTGGCGCGTCGGTTTTGTGGCTGCCCAGCCGGACCTGATCCGTGAAATTTTGAAATACCACCAAAGCCTGGTCACTTGCGGCTCCACGCCTGCACAAATGGCGGCTGGGGTTGCCTTCCGCGACGGCGATGAAGTGACGGCAACAATGAAAGCTGCCTACCGCAAACGCCGGGACATCCTGTTGGAAGGTCTGACGGCAGCCGGTCTGAAGATGAACAATCCGGACGGCGCTTTCTACCTGTTCCCGCGCATTCCGGAACAGTACGGCGACGATGATTGGAACTTCTGCATCGACCTCGCGCGCAAAGCCGGCGTCGGCGTCATCCCTGGATCGGCTTTCGGCGAATCCGGCGTCGGCTATTTCCGCATGAGCTATGCCGCCAGCGACGAGAATGTCATCGAAGGCTGCCGACGGATTGTTGCGTTTTTGGAAGATCTGAACGCGAAATAA
- the scfB gene encoding thioether cross-link-forming SCIFF peptide maturase, with protein MIHQYKLNGYNIVMDTYSGAVHVVDDLAFDIIALYEETPVEEIVTMMLEQYANDPEINETEIRDTLSDVEELKANGELFTEDLYQDLSVDLKNRQTFVKALCLNVAHTCNLTCDYCFASQGKYNGDRAIMKFEVGKQAIDFLLENSGHHRNLDVDFFGGEPLMAWRVVKQIVEYARSKEEESNKIFRFTFTTNGMLLNDEINEYLNKEMYNVVLSLDGRKEVHDRLRRTVNGKGSYDYILPKFQKFVEGRGDKEYYVRGTYTGNNVDFTNDIFHVANLGFDKLSMEPVICDPSEPYALTEKDLPALYRQYEILAEEMLKRGEEGNDFTFYHYMLDLSEGPCIQKRISGCGSGTEYMAVTPWGEIFPCHQFVGDEEFSMGNIWDGITKPELQSQFKEVNCYSKPECQDCWAKLYCSGGCPANSLHATGSLKGNYEFSCDLFRKRVECSMMVKVAEQIREMEAEAMAAE; from the coding sequence ATGATTCATCAATATAAACTGAACGGATACAATATCGTAATGGATACCTACAGCGGTGCTGTGCATGTCGTGGACGACCTTGCCTTCGACATCATCGCGTTGTACGAAGAAACACCGGTCGAAGAGATCGTCACAATGATGCTGGAACAATATGCGAACGACCCTGAAATCAACGAAACGGAAATCCGCGATACGCTGTCGGATGTCGAAGAATTGAAGGCCAATGGCGAACTGTTTACGGAAGACTTGTACCAAGATCTTTCCGTCGACTTGAAGAACCGCCAAACATTCGTGAAGGCTCTATGCCTGAACGTGGCGCATACTTGTAACCTGACTTGCGATTATTGTTTCGCCAGCCAAGGCAAGTACAATGGCGACAGAGCGATCATGAAATTCGAAGTCGGTAAGCAAGCGATCGACTTCCTGCTTGAGAACTCCGGCCACCACCGCAATCTGGACGTCGACTTCTTCGGCGGCGAGCCGTTGATGGCTTGGCGCGTCGTGAAGCAGATCGTCGAGTACGCACGCAGCAAGGAAGAGGAGTCCAACAAGATTTTCCGCTTCACTTTCACAACAAACGGCATGCTTTTGAACGATGAAATCAATGAATACCTGAACAAAGAAATGTACAACGTCGTTTTGAGCTTGGACGGCCGCAAGGAAGTCCATGACCGTCTGCGCCGCACGGTCAACGGAAAAGGCAGCTATGACTATATTTTGCCGAAATTCCAAAAATTCGTGGAAGGGCGCGGTGACAAGGAATACTATGTCCGCGGCACCTACACAGGCAATAATGTCGATTTCACAAACGATATTTTCCACGTCGCTAATCTCGGATTCGACAAACTGTCGATGGAACCGGTCATCTGCGATCCTTCCGAACCTTATGCTTTGACGGAGAAAGATCTTCCGGCATTGTACAGACAGTACGAAATCTTGGCGGAGGAAATGCTGAAGCGCGGCGAAGAGGGCAACGACTTCACTTTCTACCACTACATGCTGGACCTTTCCGAAGGCCCGTGCATCCAGAAACGCATCTCTGGCTGCGGATCAGGAACGGAATACATGGCTGTCACGCCTTGGGGTGAAATATTCCCTTGCCACCAGTTCGTGGGTGATGAAGAATTCAGCATGGGCAATATCTGGGATGGCATCACAAAACCGGAACTGCAAAGTCAATTCAAGGAAGTCAACTGCTATTCCAAACCGGAATGCCAGGATTGCTGGGCGAAATTGTACTGCAGCGGTGGCTGCCCTGCGAACTCGCTGCATGCGACCGGTTCGCTGAAAGGCAATTATGAATTCAGCTGCGACCTGTTCCGCAAACGCGTGGAATGCTCGATGATGGTGAAAGTCGCGGAACAAATCCGCGAGATGGAAGCCGAAGCGATGGCTGCTGAGTAA